TTATTGAActattttttacttttccagacattctgtatttttttggttactttatataattatttctgGTGCGACCATCTCTGCACATACTTACAGAAAAAGGGCTTCATATTTTCATGCTGATCAAATAAAGGACTCCATTGGTGCATGATCTTTTATTGGTAGACAGTTGGGTTGCCTCTTCAAAATGAACCCATGTGGTGATGATCAAGTAAAGCCTAAAACCTTGTTCGCTTTTCTAACTACCTTATACCGAGGTGGGCTCTAAACATTTTAACTGTTGGATAGGATGAAGCAACTGTAGTGGGATTCGAAGTTCCAAACTCGCCAGAATCCAGCTACAATAACGTGTACCTGGGAAATGAAGACGAGGCACGTGACCCGCCTGTGGTCCCTCCACAACTGCCACACACATTGCTAAACCATCCGACAAGCAGAGACCATTCTGGATCTCTTCCATTGCCGCAAAATGTGATCCTCAATCATCTTTACATCGAGAACAGCAGGGAACCCACGCGACCTGTTGTGGCACTTGGGATCACCCATCGCTTCCGTTCAAAGTTTGTCACTGTGGTGCTCTACAAACCTGTTCAAAGAAGGGGAAGTACCAGCAATTGATGTTCATAGTGTACAACATTACAGGCCTTTATtcgtgtttgtttgtttgtccTCTATATCTGTACTCCACATTATCGGCGGCATCATATAAAACCTGAATGGGAAATAGCAGCATATATATCTCGTGTTTATGCTGATGGAGCTTCGGGTGAACCTAGGTTGTTTCCTTGATAATTGTCTGGAcatgaatcgtcatcatcatcatcatcatcatccattAAGTGTGGTCAGAATAGATATCGTTCTATAATTAAGTTTTGTTTGTTATTCCTAACATCTCTTTAACTTGCTTAATTAGTTTGAGCCGAGTGTTTGTCCCTTCTATTCTAGTACAGTGCTTGTTGGAACTGGGTCAATGCAACGCAATCTTCGCTCTCCTTATCTCTCTGGGCTCCTTGGAGATAAAAGTTGACTTAGCttcattattatgtgtttttttGGTGGCTTTGTGTTCGTGCTTAATTGGATGTTTATTCCCATGATTAAGTCAATGCCATTAGATTTGCATGCTCTATTATTTGGCGTTGAATGATGAAATTGTTCAGCCCCGGGGCAATAAAATATACTGGGATAATCACAAAAATTACTTATTTGTCACTTAAAAGCTAAAA
This genomic stretch from Diospyros lotus cultivar Yz01 chromosome 1, ASM1463336v1, whole genome shotgun sequence harbors:
- the LOC127796267 gene encoding SNF1-related protein kinase regulatory subunit beta-3 — translated: MNPCGDDQDEATVVGFEVPNSPESSYNNVYLGNEDEARDPPVVPPQLPHTLLNHPTSRDHSGSLPLPQNVILNHLYIENSREPTRPVVALGITHRFRSKFVTVVLYKPVQRRGSTSN